In one Nicotiana tomentosiformis chromosome 6, ASM39032v3, whole genome shotgun sequence genomic region, the following are encoded:
- the LOC104108780 gene encoding transcription factor RAX2-like → MGRAPCCDKANVKRGPWSPEEDAKLKEFIDKYGTGGNWIALPQKAGLKRCGKSCRLRWLNYLRPNIKHGEFSDEEDRVICSLYASIGSRWSIIAAQLPGRTDNDIKNYWNTKLKKKIMCLKSPFFPPTQPQTFSNLCRDSYYTTTGLDHMISSAQPNLMCTSNNMNFQLGTNQYSYFQCQDQSLMNPMQPSCSSSDGSCNQMSYGKDIKQEEMGSCLQGQIPTTFEETQKFTLDYGNNIGGGNDHQLGNWADQRPNGIFKNNFRSSQFQSDIEEVKELISSSSNGSGCNNSFFFYNDENNTNERGMYYY, encoded by the exons aTGGGGAGAGCTCCTTGTTGTGATAAGGCTAATGTGAAGAGAGGACCATGGTCACCAGAAGAAGATGCTAAGCTTAAGGAATTCATAGACAAATATGGCACTGGTGGAAATTGGATTGCTCTTCCTCAAAAAGCTG GATTAAAGAGGTGTGGAAAGAGCTGTAGATTGAGATGGCTGAATTATCTAAGGCCTAATATCAAACATGGTGAATTTTCTGATGAGGAAGATAGAGTTATATGCAGCTTGTATGCCAGCATTGGAAGCAG GTGGTCAATTATAGCAGCTCAATTACCGGGAAGGACTGACAATGATATTAAAAACTATTGGAACACAAAACTCAAGAAGAAGATCATGTGTTTAAAATCACCTTTCTTTCCACCAACCCAACCTCAAACATTTTCAAATCTGTGTAGAGATTCATATTACACCACAACTGGGCTAGACCACATGATTTCATCAGCCCAACCAAATCTTATGTGCACTAGCAATAACATGAACTTTCAGTTGGGGACAAATCAATATTCCTATTTTCAGTGTCAAGATCAGAGCTTAATGAATCCCATGCAACCAAGTTGTTCCTCATCTGATGGAAGTTGCAACCAAATGAGCTATGGAAAAGACATTAAACAAGAGGAAATGGGCAGTTGTTTACAGGGTCAAATTCCAACAACTTTTGAAGAAACCCAAAAATTTACTCTTGATTATGGTAACAATATTGGAGGTGGTAATGATCACCAGCTTGGCAATTGGGCTGATCAAAGGCCAAATGGAATTTTTAAGAACAACTTTCGAAGTAGTCAATTCCAGTCTGATATTGAAGAAGTTAAGGAGCTGATTAGTAGCTCTAGCAATGGAAGTGGATGTAATAACAGTTTTTTCTTCTACAATGATGAAAACAACACAAATGAGAGAGGGATGTACTATTACtag